Proteins from a genomic interval of Paenibacillus sp. FSL H8-0048:
- a CDS encoding class I SAM-dependent methyltransferase, with protein sequence MNQPASNNQWQADTYDHKLDFVSRLGGDVLSLLQPQPGERVLDIGCGTADLTAKIAEAGADTVGIDLSPEMIARGRSKYPQLNLSAQNAYTYRTGQPFDAVFSNAALHWMRDAHAVAVTVASALRPGGRFVAEFGGYRNVAALVNATETALAAYGYEPQGRNPWYFPTAGEYAAVLEAHGFLVTLVQHFERPTPLQGESGIRDWLDMMADDFFFDVSAADKAVIYQEVEEQLRPEHYRQGQWIADYRRLRVCALKMAD encoded by the coding sequence ATGAATCAACCGGCTTCCAATAACCAATGGCAGGCAGACACTTATGATCACAAACTGGATTTCGTCTCCAGGCTGGGCGGCGATGTCCTCTCGCTGCTCCAGCCGCAGCCCGGTGAACGCGTGCTGGATATCGGCTGCGGGACAGCCGATCTGACGGCTAAGATCGCGGAAGCTGGAGCGGATACAGTGGGCATCGATCTGTCACCCGAGATGATCGCGCGCGGCCGCAGCAAGTATCCGCAGCTGAATCTCAGCGCCCAGAATGCCTACACTTACCGGACTGGTCAGCCTTTCGATGCCGTGTTCTCCAACGCTGCGCTGCACTGGATGAGGGACGCGCACGCAGTCGCGGTAACGGTAGCAAGTGCACTGCGGCCCGGCGGGCGGTTCGTTGCCGAATTCGGCGGCTACCGCAACGTTGCCGCGCTAGTGAATGCGACCGAGACTGCTCTGGCCGCGTATGGCTATGAGCCGCAGGGCCGCAATCCGTGGTATTTCCCTACTGCCGGAGAGTATGCGGCAGTGCTGGAGGCCCATGGCTTCCTTGTCACGCTGGTCCAGCATTTCGAACGTCCGACTCCCTTGCAGGGGGAGAGCGGAATCCGCGATTGGCTGGACATGATGGCCGATGACTTCTTCTTCGATGTCAGCGCGGCGGACAAGGCCGTGATCTATCAGGAGGTTGAAGAACAGCTGCGGCCGGAGCATTACCGGCAGGGCCAATGGATCGCCGACTACCGGCGGCTGCGGGTCTGTGCATTGAAGATGGCAGACTGA
- a CDS encoding alpha/beta hydrolase gives MNSQWKKTFAFIFSGQIFSILTSAMAQFSIIWHLTETTGSARVLMLAGLAGFLPQALLGPFIGVWLDRWNRKLTMIAADSAIALTSLTLGAYYLWGGAELMDRVCHPTRNSVTFRCGRVLVSGFTKPLPGLPMLDEFTQEQIDYSEAAALASRRAVIASKDDPIVPVALSKELAQVIHAAFHEVEHGGHFLDSDGFTTLPIAYDILRDMIGNTD, from the coding sequence ATGAATTCGCAATGGAAAAAGACGTTCGCCTTCATCTTCAGCGGACAGATCTTCTCGATACTAACTTCTGCGATGGCTCAATTCTCCATCATCTGGCATCTGACCGAGACGACGGGGTCGGCCCGTGTACTGATGCTTGCCGGTCTGGCCGGGTTCCTGCCGCAGGCTCTCTTGGGGCCGTTCATCGGCGTCTGGCTTGACCGGTGGAACCGCAAGCTCACCATGATCGCCGCAGACAGCGCCATTGCACTAACCAGTCTGACTCTGGGTGCTTATTATTTATGGGGGGGAGCCGAGCTTATGGATCGTGTATGCCATCCTACTAGGAACAGTGTTACTTTTAGATGTGGCAGGGTTCTCGTGTCCGGCTTCACTAAGCCGTTACCCGGCCTGCCAATGCTTGATGAGTTCACACAGGAGCAGATCGACTACAGCGAGGCCGCTGCGCTGGCCTCCAGACGTGCAGTGATTGCCTCCAAAGATGATCCCATTGTGCCAGTCGCACTCAGCAAGGAATTAGCACAAGTCATTCATGCCGCTTTCCACGAGGTGGAACACGGCGGACATTTTCTGGATAGCGACGGCTTTACTACCCTACCTATTGCCTACGATATTCTTCGCGATATGATCGGGAACACAGATTGA
- a CDS encoding leucine-rich repeat domain-containing protein — translation MAFIPLNCPNCSGRIEYKEGTILKCPYCQTELLLKQNNVYYVDQTINHYHGTPPPAAAPKPPVSVSIPIRLMLILLLVLGGAIGTYLYYSLGSPQQATKADLSARTMPESEVLLTFLRETLGKGSAMPTEEEIARLRYLSVKHSDNDHWQFTYSFSDPFSDAQAEKLTYVIQDKRLNTQRIDQRDFEAFTGLTALDLNGTYEIDQTDQISFAHIPGLKSYGGAFNESFSAFSGYFGDKSKITELSTQLRSNQEVALLLEFPSLSSLSITYVDESITDLHLLSKLPLKSLSLTFVNDLGWLSSMTGLSSLAIYHSEATDLQPLYALTGLKELKLSYLSNVKSIDFVQNMPALQMLDIENLNFSSLERLAGKTSITSLRLASLSKLGSVKAVNSLSSLREFTLYGYYEQPDALTLPGVKRLDIPTSFLSGLKAPAVTDLTLRGGSGELGMTELKKFPELAQLSLWGSDDIIQLRALDSLPRLNTLSIYDSSLYSESDALFGLNQVNTLVCSECRLNFKQTAAAANSVLEHLTLDRPYFSMNNDSVSEVDQIMPYFANLSALRSFTLQDNNLASLAFMGKWQAIEELHLENNAISNIELLSKLPKLQQVFLTGNSVANKSVLDAGVLVY, via the coding sequence ATGGCATTTATTCCGTTGAACTGTCCCAATTGCAGCGGACGAATTGAATACAAGGAAGGTACGATTCTCAAGTGCCCCTATTGCCAGACCGAGCTTCTGCTCAAGCAAAATAATGTCTACTATGTAGATCAGACCATTAACCATTATCACGGGACACCCCCTCCTGCGGCCGCGCCGAAGCCACCCGTCTCCGTCTCTATCCCCATTAGGCTGATGCTGATCCTGCTGCTGGTGCTGGGGGGCGCTATCGGTACATATCTGTATTACAGCCTCGGCTCCCCGCAGCAGGCAACCAAGGCTGATCTGTCTGCGCGGACGATGCCCGAAAGCGAGGTCCTGCTTACCTTCCTGCGGGAGACCCTGGGCAAAGGCTCTGCCATGCCGACCGAAGAGGAGATTGCCCGACTGCGGTATTTATCGGTGAAGCATTCAGACAATGACCATTGGCAGTTCACCTACAGCTTTTCCGATCCCTTCAGCGATGCACAGGCCGAGAAGCTCACTTATGTGATCCAGGATAAGCGGCTCAATACCCAGCGGATCGATCAGCGGGACTTCGAAGCCTTCACGGGGCTGACGGCACTGGACTTGAACGGGACCTACGAAATTGACCAGACGGATCAAATCAGTTTTGCCCATATTCCCGGATTAAAAAGCTATGGCGGCGCCTTCAACGAATCCTTCAGCGCCTTCTCCGGCTACTTCGGCGATAAATCCAAGATTACGGAGCTGTCCACTCAATTGCGCAGTAATCAGGAAGTGGCCCTGCTTCTGGAATTCCCTAGCCTAAGCTCTTTGTCCATTACTTATGTGGATGAGTCTATAACGGATTTGCATCTGCTGAGCAAGCTGCCGCTGAAGTCCCTGTCCCTTACCTTCGTCAATGACCTCGGGTGGTTGTCGTCCATGACCGGGCTGTCTTCTCTGGCTATCTATCACAGTGAGGCCACAGACTTGCAGCCGCTCTATGCGCTAACCGGGCTTAAGGAGCTTAAGCTTTCCTATTTGTCCAATGTGAAGTCAATCGACTTCGTGCAGAACATGCCTGCTCTGCAGATGCTGGATATCGAGAATCTGAATTTCTCCAGCCTGGAGCGTCTGGCCGGGAAAACCTCCATTACCAGCCTCCGGCTGGCTTCCTTAAGCAAGCTTGGCTCGGTAAAGGCCGTGAATAGCCTGTCCTCGCTGCGGGAATTCACCTTGTACGGTTATTACGAGCAACCAGACGCACTTACCTTACCGGGCGTCAAACGGTTGGATATTCCAACCTCCTTCCTCTCCGGACTGAAGGCGCCAGCGGTAACGGACCTGACGCTCCGGGGAGGAAGCGGGGAGCTGGGCATGACTGAGCTGAAGAAATTCCCGGAGCTTGCACAGCTGTCCCTCTGGGGGAGCGACGACATCATCCAGCTTCGTGCACTGGACAGCTTGCCCCGTCTGAATACACTAAGCATCTATGATTCTTCGCTGTATTCAGAGAGCGATGCCTTATTCGGCCTGAACCAGGTGAACACGCTGGTGTGCTCGGAATGCCGTCTGAATTTCAAGCAGACCGCAGCGGCAGCGAACAGCGTGCTTGAGCATTTGACCTTGGACCGCCCATACTTCTCCATGAACAACGACTCCGTTAGTGAGGTTGACCAGATCATGCCTTACTTCGCGAACCTGTCTGCCCTGCGTTCCTTCACTCTGCAGGACAACAACCTGGCTTCTCTTGCGTTCATGGGCAAATGGCAGGCTATCGAGGAGCTTCATCTGGAGAACAATGCAATTTCCAATATAGAGCTTCTGAGTAAGCTGCCCAAGCTGCAGCAGGTATTCCTGACTGGCAATTCCGTGGCGAACAAGTCCGTGCTGGATGCAGGCGTGCTTGTATATTAA
- a CDS encoding helix-turn-helix domain-containing protein, with the protein MKTAGIHKQLQELRKNKGKTQEELAEVFGVTNQAVSKWESGACYPDTALLPEIANYFGVSLDFLFGRVPEANDQNVVKDIKLLFEQTPAKERFTLACQIAFCLHEGIVSNGYKGYLPWDPDKTYDQRTWGTSICSEPEGVTIARQGMLFFSDHADKRELEPDQLLSLYVVLRAYADADRLTVLFGLYELTRHDFDCFVNMENIVGATGLDERIIRDAFLHLPVHCKRLEDSSIGYRIEASNMHLPALLMLFLPVRS; encoded by the coding sequence ATGAAAACAGCGGGCATACATAAGCAATTACAGGAACTGCGCAAGAATAAGGGAAAGACTCAAGAAGAGCTTGCGGAGGTCTTCGGTGTAACCAATCAAGCCGTATCCAAATGGGAAAGCGGGGCTTGCTATCCGGATACCGCTTTATTACCTGAGATCGCTAATTATTTCGGAGTCAGCCTTGACTTTCTATTCGGCCGTGTCCCCGAGGCCAATGATCAGAACGTAGTGAAAGACATCAAGCTTCTGTTTGAACAGACCCCTGCCAAGGAGCGTTTCACACTGGCCTGCCAAATCGCCTTCTGCCTGCATGAGGGTATCGTATCCAATGGTTACAAGGGCTACCTGCCTTGGGACCCGGATAAGACGTATGATCAGCGGACTTGGGGAACCTCTATTTGCAGCGAACCGGAAGGAGTTACTATTGCCAGGCAAGGAATGCTCTTCTTTTCCGATCACGCCGATAAACGGGAACTCGAGCCAGATCAACTGTTAAGCCTGTACGTTGTGCTCCGGGCCTATGCGGATGCTGACAGGTTAACGGTATTATTTGGATTATATGAGTTAACCAGGCATGACTTTGACTGCTTTGTTAATATGGAGAATATTGTAGGGGCAACCGGTCTGGATGAGAGAATTATACGGGATGCATTCCTGCATTTGCCGGTTCACTGCAAAAGGCTCGAGGACAGCAGCATAGGTTACCGGATTGAAGCCAGCAATATGCATCTCCCTGCGCTGCTTATGCTCTTCCTGCCGGTCCGTTCTTGA
- a CDS encoding HSP90 family protein, with protein MENQNPDTYRFQVNLSGMINILSNHLYSSPKVFLRELLQNGIDAITARQAYSPAGYEGKIHVEVSGTSTGATLLVEDNGIGLDEAEIHEFLAMIGQSSKRGEDFLSTNTSFIGRFGIGLLSCFMVSDDIVMVTQSAKGGPALEWRGKPDGTYTIRKLEGAHAPGTKVFLRCKEGSEVYFEEENLREGLFHYGALLPYPIQLVSDRSTRLINPLTPPWIKDPQLSRKHRDEVLSFGKQVLGETFRDFIPLHTASGRTGGIAFILPHAVNLNAKRNHRVYLKHMLVSEAASNILPDWAFFVKCLIWTDELQPTASREHFYENAQLEQVREELGNAIRQELMRMAEYDPDRLQSIISLHALSMKALAVEDSSFYSIIHEWLPFESTYGRKTLGELKQQSPLYFTATLDEYRQITHVASAQSMLVVNGGYIYDAELLSRLPLIDPEVQTERLLPEEVSLSFTDITPQERLDYYESVRLADSVLQKFRCQVQLRRFKPEEIPVLYTLSEESAQWRVLEATKEVSTDALSSVLGSLGASLKDTAYATLYFNLNNPVIEKVFHQGNQATLPSIVEMLYCNALLMGHYPMNRQELALLNQGIIQFIDWGLTASRSAEGEK; from the coding sequence ATGGAGAACCAAAACCCGGATACGTACCGCTTTCAGGTGAACCTAAGCGGTATGATCAACATTTTGTCTAACCATTTGTATAGCAGCCCGAAAGTATTCTTAAGAGAGCTGCTGCAGAATGGCATCGATGCGATTACTGCACGCCAGGCTTATTCCCCGGCAGGCTACGAAGGTAAGATCCATGTCGAGGTAAGCGGGACCTCCACCGGGGCGACCCTATTAGTAGAAGATAACGGGATCGGGTTAGATGAGGCGGAGATTCATGAGTTCCTGGCCATGATCGGACAATCCTCCAAGCGGGGCGAAGATTTTCTGTCGACCAATACCTCTTTTATCGGGCGGTTTGGCATCGGGCTGTTGTCCTGCTTCATGGTGAGTGACGATATCGTCATGGTTACTCAATCCGCTAAGGGCGGTCCTGCTCTGGAATGGCGCGGGAAGCCGGACGGCACGTATACGATCCGTAAGCTCGAAGGGGCACATGCCCCGGGCACCAAGGTTTTTTTGCGTTGCAAGGAAGGGTCGGAAGTTTACTTCGAAGAAGAGAACCTGCGTGAAGGTCTGTTCCATTACGGCGCTCTGCTGCCTTATCCGATCCAACTGGTGTCGGACCGCAGCACCCGCCTGATTAATCCGCTAACTCCGCCGTGGATCAAAGATCCGCAGCTGTCCCGGAAGCACCGCGATGAAGTACTGTCCTTCGGCAAACAGGTGCTGGGGGAGACGTTCCGTGATTTCATTCCCCTGCACACCGCCTCGGGCCGGACGGGAGGCATCGCCTTCATTCTGCCGCACGCGGTGAACCTGAACGCGAAGCGCAATCACCGGGTATACCTGAAGCATATGCTGGTCTCCGAGGCTGCCAGCAATATCCTGCCGGACTGGGCGTTCTTCGTGAAATGCCTGATCTGGACCGATGAACTCCAGCCCACCGCTTCCCGGGAGCATTTCTATGAGAATGCCCAGCTGGAGCAGGTGCGGGAAGAGCTGGGGAATGCCATTCGTCAGGAATTGATGCGGATGGCCGAGTATGACCCGGACCGCCTGCAATCGATCATTTCGCTGCATGCCTTATCGATGAAGGCGCTCGCGGTGGAAGATTCGTCGTTCTATTCAATCATTCACGAGTGGTTGCCGTTTGAGAGCACGTATGGCCGAAAGACGCTTGGCGAGCTGAAGCAGCAGTCTCCCCTGTACTTCACGGCGACGCTGGACGAATACCGCCAGATTACCCACGTGGCTTCAGCCCAATCCATGCTGGTCGTGAACGGCGGGTATATCTATGATGCCGAGCTGCTGTCCCGGCTTCCGCTTATTGACCCGGAGGTGCAGACGGAACGGCTGCTGCCGGAAGAGGTGTCCTTATCCTTCACCGATATTACGCCTCAAGAGCGGCTGGATTACTATGAATCTGTAAGACTCGCAGACAGTGTCCTGCAGAAGTTCCGCTGCCAGGTGCAGCTGCGCCGCTTCAAGCCGGAGGAGATTCCGGTGCTCTACACACTGTCCGAGGAATCCGCCCAGTGGCGTGTACTTGAGGCAACGAAGGAAGTGAGCACCGACGCTCTTTCCTCCGTGCTAGGCAGCCTGGGCGCTTCGCTTAAGGATACGGCATACGCTACACTTTACTTTAACCTGAACAATCCGGTCATTGAGAAGGTATTCCATCAGGGGAATCAGGCCACGCTGCCTTCTATTGTCGAGATGCTGTACTGCAATGCGCTATTGATGGGACATTATCCGATGAACCGCCAGGAGCTCGCGCTCCTGAACCAAGGCATTATTCAATTTATTGATTGGGGATTGACGGCCAGTCGATCCGCAGAAGGAGAGAAATAA